The sequence below is a genomic window from Ensifer adhaerens.
CGCGCTCGTCGACCAGTCGCCGCCGCGTCACGATGCAGACGCCGGATATGGGGGTCGGTTCGATTGCGAAACGGTTGCCCGACATCGCCCTACCATTTCTTCCATGGCGGATTACCGCTTTCCCACAAGGCCTCGAGCTGGATCTTGTCGCGCAGCGTGTCCATGGGCTGCCAGAAGCCATTGTGGAAGAAGGCTTTCAACTGGCCGTCTTCCGCAAGCGACGAGAGCGGCTCGGATTCCCATGAGGTCTGATCACCGGCAATACGCGAGAGAACCCTGGTGGAGAGAACGAAGAAGCCCCCATTGATGAAACCGCCCTCGCCTTCCGGCTTCTCGACAAAGCCCTTGACGTCATCGCCCTCGAACTTCAGCGCACCGAAACGGGCGGGCGGGCGCACGGCTGTCACCGTGGCTTCGCGGCCGTGGGATTTGTGGAAGCGAATGGTCTCGGCGATATCGACATCGGCAACGCCATCACCATAGGTGAAACAAAAATTCTCCTCGCCTTCCAGATAGGGAGCAACACGCTTG
It includes:
- a CDS encoding glucose-1-phosphate cytidylyltransferase, yielding MKAVILAGGLGSRIAEETHLKPKPMIEIGGKPILWHIMKIYYSHGIRDFIICCGFKGYVIKEYFANYGLHMSDITFDLSENRLFFHRQSAENWRVTLVDTGEGSLTGGRLKRVAPYLEGEENFCFTYGDGVADVDIAETIRFHKSHGREATVTAVRPPARFGALKFEGDDVKGFVEKPEGEGGFINGGFFVLSTRVLSRIAGDQTSWESEPLSSLAEDGQLKAFFHNGFWQPMDTLRDKIQLEALWESGNPPWKKW